A single window of Macaca mulatta isolate MMU2019108-1 chromosome 9, T2T-MMU8v2.0, whole genome shotgun sequence DNA harbors:
- the CNNM2 gene encoding metal transporter CNNM2 isoform X4 translates to MIGCGACEPKVKMAGGQAAAALPTWKMAARRSLSARGRGVLQAAAGRLLPLLLLSCCCGAGGCAAVGENEETVIIGLRLEDTNDVSFMEGGALRVSERTRVKLRVYGQNINNETWSRIAFTEHERRRHSPGERGLGGPAPPEPDSGPQRCGIRTSDIIILPHIILNRRTSGIIEIEIKPLRKMEKSKSYYLCTSLSTPALGAGGSGSAGGTVGGKGGSGVAGLPPPPWAETTWIYHDGEDTKMIVGEEKKFLLPFWLQVIFISLLLCLSGMFSGLNLGLMALDPMELRIVQNCGTEKEKNYAKRIEPVRRQGNYLLCSLLLGNVLVNTTLTILLDDIAGSGLVAVVVSTIGIVIFGEIVPQAICSRHGLAVGANTIFLTKFFMMMTFPASYPVSKLLDCVLGQEIGTVYNREKLLEMLRVTDPYNDLVKEELNIIQGALELRTKTVEDVMTPLRDCFMITGEAILDFNTMSEIMESGYTRIPVFEGERSNIVDLLFVKDLAFVDPDDCTPLKTITKFYNHPLHFVFNDTKLDAMLEEFKKELTNKKPQIIPTLKRRDNKKHYFFQHHRHWQLQG, encoded by the exons ATGATTGGCTGTGGCGCTTGTGAACCCAAAGTAAAGATGGCGGGCGGGCAGGCAGCCGCCGCACTGCCCACTTGGAAGATGGCGGCGCGCCGCAGCCTCAGCGCCCGCGGCCGGGGGGTCCTGCAGGCGGCTGCGGGGCGGCTGCTGCCGCTGCTCCTGCTGAGCTGCTGCTGCGGCGCGGGCGGCTGCGCAGCGGTGGGCGAGAACGAGGAGACGGTGATCATCGGGCTGCGGCTGGAGGACACGAACGACGTGTCGTTCATGGAAGGGGGGGCGCTGCGGGTGAGCGAACGGACCCGGGTCAAGCTGCGGGTGTACGGGCAGAACATCAACAACGAGACGTGGTCCCGCATCGCCTTCACCGAACACGAGCGGCGGCGCCACAGCCCGGGGGAGCGCGGGCTGGGGGGCCCCGCGCCGCCGGAGCCGGACAGCGGCCCCCAGCGCTGCGGCATCCGCACCTCAGACATCATCATCTTGCCCCACATCATTCTCAACCGCCGCACCTCGGGCATCATCGAGATCGAGATCAAACCGCTACGCAAGATGGAGAAGAGCAAGTCCTATTACCTGTGCACGTCGCTCTCCACGCCCGCCCTGGGTGCCGGCGGCTCGGGATCCGCGGGTGGCACCGTCGGGGGCAAGGGCGGCTCGGGGGTGGCCGGGCTCCCGCCACCCCCGTGGGCCGAGACCACCTGGATTTACCACGACGGCGAGGACACCAAGATGATCGTAGGCGAAGAGAAGAAATTCCTGCTGCCCTTCTGGCTGCAGGTGATCTTCATTTCGCTGCTGCTGTGCCTGTCGGGCATGTTCAGTGGCCTCAACCTGGGGCTCATGGCCCTGGACCCGATGGAGCTGCGCATCGTGCAGAACTGCGGCACGGAGAAGGAGAAGAATTACGCCAAGCGCATCGAGCCGGTGCGCAGGCAAGGCAACTACCTGCTGTGCTCACTGCTGCTGGGCAACGTGCTGGTCAACACCACGCTCACCATCCTGCTCGACGACATCGCCGGCTCGGGCCTCGTGGCCGTGGTGGTCTCCACCATCGGCATCGTCATCTTCGGGGAGATAGTGCCCCAGGCCATCTGCTCCCGCCACGGCCTGGCTGTGGGGGCCAACACCATCTTCCTCACCAAGTTTTTCATGATGATGACCTTCCCCGCTTCCTACCCGGTCAGCAAGCTGCTGGACTGCGTCCTAGGCCAGGAGATAGGCACCGTCTATAACCGGGAAAAACTGCTGGAGATGCTCCGGGTCACCGACCCCTACAACGACCTCGTTAAGGAGGAACTGAACATCATCCAAGGGGCGCTGGAGCTCCGCACCAAGACGGTGGAGGACGTGATGACCCCACTCCGGGACTGCTTCATGATCACTGGCGAAGCCATCCTGGATTTCAACACCATGTCTGAGATCATGGAGAGCGGCTACACCCGCATTCCAGTGTTTGAAGGGGAGCGCTCCAATATCGTGGACCTGCTGTTCGTCAAAGACTTGGCCTTCGTGGATCCAGATGACTGTACTCCCCTGAAAACCATCACCAAATTTTATAACCACCCCTTGCACTTTGTTTTCAATGACACCAAGTTGGACGCTATGCTGGAAGAATTTAAGAAAG aactCACAAACAAGAAACCCCAAATCATACCAACACTGAAAAGAAGAGACAATAAGAAGCATTATTTCTTTCAACATCACAGACATTGGCAACTCCAGGGATAA
- the CNNM2 gene encoding metal transporter CNNM2 isoform X5, which yields MIGCGACEPKVKMAGGQAAAALPTWKMAARRSLSARGRGVLQAAAGRLLPLLLLSCCCGAGGCAAVGENEETVIIGLRLEDTNDVSFMEGGALRVSERTRVKLRVYGQNINNETWSRIAFTEHERRRHSPGERGLGGPAPPEPDSGPQRCGIRTSDIIILPHIILNRRTSGIIEIEIKPLRKMEKSKSYYLCTSLSTPALGAGGSGSAGGTVGGKGGSGVAGLPPPPWAETTWIYHDGEDTKMIVGEEKKFLLPFWLQVIFISLLLCLSGMFSGLNLGLMALDPMELRIVQNCGTEKEKNYAKRIEPVRRQGNYLLCSLLLGNVLVNTTLTILLDDIAGSGLVAVVVSTIGIVIFGEIVPQAICSRHGLAVGANTIFLTKFFMMMTFPASYPVSKLLDCVLGQEIGTVYNREKLLEMLRVTDPYNDLVKEELNIIQGALELRTKTVEDVMTPLRDCFMITGEAILDFNTMSEIMESGYTRIPVFEGERSNIVDLLFVKDLAFVDPDDCTPLKTITKFYNHPLHFVFNDTKLDAMLEEFKKVMSVIQKDMLECLEMPLKVFLLLNSPILIQNSQTRNPKSYQH from the exons ATGATTGGCTGTGGCGCTTGTGAACCCAAAGTAAAGATGGCGGGCGGGCAGGCAGCCGCCGCACTGCCCACTTGGAAGATGGCGGCGCGCCGCAGCCTCAGCGCCCGCGGCCGGGGGGTCCTGCAGGCGGCTGCGGGGCGGCTGCTGCCGCTGCTCCTGCTGAGCTGCTGCTGCGGCGCGGGCGGCTGCGCAGCGGTGGGCGAGAACGAGGAGACGGTGATCATCGGGCTGCGGCTGGAGGACACGAACGACGTGTCGTTCATGGAAGGGGGGGCGCTGCGGGTGAGCGAACGGACCCGGGTCAAGCTGCGGGTGTACGGGCAGAACATCAACAACGAGACGTGGTCCCGCATCGCCTTCACCGAACACGAGCGGCGGCGCCACAGCCCGGGGGAGCGCGGGCTGGGGGGCCCCGCGCCGCCGGAGCCGGACAGCGGCCCCCAGCGCTGCGGCATCCGCACCTCAGACATCATCATCTTGCCCCACATCATTCTCAACCGCCGCACCTCGGGCATCATCGAGATCGAGATCAAACCGCTACGCAAGATGGAGAAGAGCAAGTCCTATTACCTGTGCACGTCGCTCTCCACGCCCGCCCTGGGTGCCGGCGGCTCGGGATCCGCGGGTGGCACCGTCGGGGGCAAGGGCGGCTCGGGGGTGGCCGGGCTCCCGCCACCCCCGTGGGCCGAGACCACCTGGATTTACCACGACGGCGAGGACACCAAGATGATCGTAGGCGAAGAGAAGAAATTCCTGCTGCCCTTCTGGCTGCAGGTGATCTTCATTTCGCTGCTGCTGTGCCTGTCGGGCATGTTCAGTGGCCTCAACCTGGGGCTCATGGCCCTGGACCCGATGGAGCTGCGCATCGTGCAGAACTGCGGCACGGAGAAGGAGAAGAATTACGCCAAGCGCATCGAGCCGGTGCGCAGGCAAGGCAACTACCTGCTGTGCTCACTGCTGCTGGGCAACGTGCTGGTCAACACCACGCTCACCATCCTGCTCGACGACATCGCCGGCTCGGGCCTCGTGGCCGTGGTGGTCTCCACCATCGGCATCGTCATCTTCGGGGAGATAGTGCCCCAGGCCATCTGCTCCCGCCACGGCCTGGCTGTGGGGGCCAACACCATCTTCCTCACCAAGTTTTTCATGATGATGACCTTCCCCGCTTCCTACCCGGTCAGCAAGCTGCTGGACTGCGTCCTAGGCCAGGAGATAGGCACCGTCTATAACCGGGAAAAACTGCTGGAGATGCTCCGGGTCACCGACCCCTACAACGACCTCGTTAAGGAGGAACTGAACATCATCCAAGGGGCGCTGGAGCTCCGCACCAAGACGGTGGAGGACGTGATGACCCCACTCCGGGACTGCTTCATGATCACTGGCGAAGCCATCCTGGATTTCAACACCATGTCTGAGATCATGGAGAGCGGCTACACCCGCATTCCAGTGTTTGAAGGGGAGCGCTCCAATATCGTGGACCTGCTGTTCGTCAAAGACTTGGCCTTCGTGGATCCAGATGACTGTACTCCCCTGAAAACCATCACCAAATTTTATAACCACCCCTTGCACTTTGTTTTCAATGACACCAAGTTGGACGCTATGCTGGAAGAATTTAAGAAAG TAATGTCTGTAATACAGAAAGATATGTTGGAATGTTTGGAAATGCCCCTAAAAGTCTTTCTATTGCTAAATTCCCCAATATTGATACAG aactCACAAACAAGAAACCCCAAATCATACCAACACTGA